A genome region from Columba livia isolate bColLiv1 breed racing homer chromosome 2, bColLiv1.pat.W.v2, whole genome shotgun sequence includes the following:
- the GBX1 gene encoding homeobox protein GBX-1 produces the protein MQRPSGQGTAFSIDSLIGTPPPRSGHLLYTGYPMFMPYRPLVLPQALSHAPLQSGLPPLAPLASFAGRLTNTFCASLGQAVPSMVALTTALPSFSEPPDGFYPPQELPPPRATPDAGCRRGAEGLEAEELPPGRDKGPPEPPLHFPDPFPGLADGKAYSSDEEKLEVKSAATPCSEREEESSAGDSEEEPFLDGTAAAALGAKAKGKGGPSAEQAPPGSGAGKSRRRRTAFTSEQLLELEKEFHCKKYLSLTERSQIAHALKLSEVQVKIWFQNRRAKWKRIKAGNVSNRSGEPVRNPKIVVPIPVHVNRFAVRSQHQQIEQGARP, from the exons ATGCAGAGACCCAGCGGCCAGGGGACCGCCTTCTCCATCGACTCGCTCATCGGGACTCCGCCGCCGCGCTCCGGGCACCTGCTCTACACCGGGTACCCCATGTTCATGCCGTACCGGCCGCTGGTGCTGCCGCAGGCGCTGTCCCACGCGCCGCTGCAGTCGGGGCTGCCGCCGCTGGCCCCGCTCGCCTCCTTCGCCGGCCGCCTCACCAACACCTTCTGcgccagcctgggccaggccGTGCCCTCCATGGTGGCCCTCACCACGGCCCTGCCCAGCTTCTCCGAGCCCCCCGACGGCTTCTACCCGCCGCAGGAGCTGCCCCCACCGCGCGCCACCCCCGACGCCGGCTGCCGGCGGGGCGCCGAGGGCCTGGAGGCGGAGGAGCTGCCCCCGGGGCGCGACAAGGGGCCGCCCGAGCCGCCGCTGCACTTCCCGGACCCCTTCCCCGGCCTGGCAG ATGGGAAGGCGTACAGCTCGGACGAGGAGAAGCTGGAGGTGAAGTCGGCGGCGACGCCGTGCAGCGAGCGGGAGGAGGAGAGCTCGGCGGGGGACAGCGAGGAGGAGCCTTTCCTGGACGGGACGGCCGCGGCCGCGCTGGGCGCCAAGGCCAAGGGCAAGGGCGGCCCCTCGGCCGAGCAGGCCCCGCCGGGCTCGGGGGCGGGCAAGAGCCGGCGGCGGCGCACGGCCTTCACCAGcgagcagctgctggagctggagaaggaatTCCACTGCAAGAAGTACCTGAGCCTCACGGAGCGCTCGCAGATCGCGCACGCCCTGAAGCTGAGCGAGGTGCAGGTGAAGATCTGGTTCCAGAACCGCCGCGCCAAGTGGAAACGCATCAAGGCGGGCAACGTGAGCAACCGCTCGGGCGAGCCCGTCCGCAACCCCAAGATCGTGGTGCCCATCCCGGTGCACGTCAATCGCTTCGCCGTGCGCAGCCAGCACCAGCAGATCGAGCAGGGCGCCCGGCCCTGA